The Trueperaceae bacterium region AACGGCTTCACCGGGACGGTCGCCCTTTCCGTCGTCTCCGCCAGCGGTGTGGCGCTGCCCGGCGTCACCGTGTCCCCGGCGTCGGTCCCGGTGCCCGACGGCGAGAGCGTGCTCACGGCGTTCGCGTTCGTTGCGAGCGGGATGGCGCAGGAGGGCACGTACGTCGTCCGCGTCCGCGGCCAGGGGGGCGACGCGACCGCCCAGACCCTCGCGACGCTGTCGGTCGGCGCCCCGACGTTCGCCGTCGACGTCGCGCCCGCCCTCCTGAAGACCCGCCCCGGCGAGCCGGTCGGGACGTCGCTCGTCCTGACCCCCGCGAACGGCTTCACCGGCACGGTCGGACTGAGCCTGACCGACGCGTCCGGCACGCCCTGGACCGGCGGGACCGTGAGCCCGACCGCGGTGACGCTCGACCGCACCAGCCCACGGACGGTCCCGATCACGATCTCGGCAGCGGACGACGCCTCGCCGACCGACGCGACGTACGACCTGCGCCTCCGGGCCGCGGCCGACGGGCAGGTCCGCCTCCATCCCGTCCGGCTCTTCGTCCAGAGCGCCCCCGCCGTCGGCTTCCACGACCCCGTGACGTACGTGACCGGGCAGAACCCCGTGGACGTCGACGTCGCCGACATGAACGGGGACGGCCACCCCGACCTCGTCGTCACGGTGAAATCGGCGACGATCGCCTTCGGCGAGCCCGGGTTCAACGACCCCGACGGCGCGTACGTCCTCCTCGGGGACGGGTCGGGGACCTTCACCTCCTCGAGCGACGCACCCTGGACGGCCGGCCTCGACGCCGACGCCTCGTGGATCGGGGACGTCGACGGCGACGGCGTCCTCGACGTCGTCACGTCGAACGTCCGCAGTCACGACGTCACGTTCTCGACCGGCGCCGGCGACGGCACGCGCGCGAACGTGCTGAGCGTCTCCCCGACCGACCCGGGCACGGCCCTCCCCCGCCCCCACGCCGTCGCCGGCGGGGACCTCGACCGCAACGGCTGGCCCGACGTCGCCGTGGTCCTCCGCGACGACGGCAACGTCGCCTGGTTCTCGAACACCGACGCCGGCCTGCAGGGCGACGCCTTCCTCGCGGGGGCCGGCGGTCTCGTCAACGACCTGGCGGTCGCCGACGTCGACCGGGACGGCCACCTCGAGATCGTCGCGCTGGCAACGAAGGTCGGCGCGAACGATCGCGGCGTCGTCAGCGTCTGGTCGGGCCTCCCCGACGCGCCGTCCCGCACCGATCACGTCGTCGAGACGGACGCCGGTCCCCTCGGTCTGGGCGCGTTCGCGCTGGGCGACGTCGACCTGGACGGCGACCTCGACGTCGTGATCGCCAACTGCGGCGACGCGACGCACGACGTCCGCATCGTGCGGAACACGCCGGGCGGCGGTTTCACGCGCGACGCCGTCGTCGAGGTTGACGGGACCTGCCCCGGCGACGTGGCGTTGGCGGACGTCAACCGCGACGGCGTCCTCGACGTCGTCACCGCGAACGCCGATTCCGACGACGTTTCCGTCCTCGTCGGGGACGGTGCGGGCGGCTTCCAGCCGGCGGCGGCGTTCTCGCCGTTCGGGGTCGGCGGCTCGGGCCCGTCGGGCGTCGCGGTCGCCGACCTGAACCACGACGGTCGGCCCGACGTGGTGACGTCGAACTTCTGGAGCGACGGGTTCGGAGACGTCTCGGTCCTCCTCGCCCGCTAGCGGTGGCGGGCGGGCGCGCACGCGGCCGCGTGGGTCTGCTACAATCCCGGGTGCCTGCGCGGTGGGTGTAGCTCAGGGGTTAGAGCACCGGATTGTGGTTCCGGGGGCCGTGGGTTCAAATCCCATCACCCACCCCACACGTCGCGAGCGGGCCGCTCGGTCCCCGAGCGGCGCCGTTCCCCCTCCAGGGGTGCGCGGCGCGCGCGAGGATGGCGGAATTGGTAGACGCGCTAGATTTAGGATCTAGTGGCTTAGTCCGTGCGGGTTCGAGCCCCGCTCCTCGCACCACGAGCATCGGCAAGCCCCGGCTTGCCGATGTGTTTTGACCCCCCGCCGCCCCGCGGCCGCGAA contains the following coding sequences:
- a CDS encoding FG-GAP-like repeat-containing protein, producing the protein MLAASCGGDEAPIVPTTAFELTATPTRVEVVPGAASPLAILLRGAPADESTATLTLVDAAGAPASGLTPSPTSVPLEGARATLVAVDLRAREGAPPGDVALTLRATVAGETADAALQVRVAPPDAPTLAVTPASTTLASTAGGTLTSSRLVESGGGFAGDVAWTLETPDGAAWPHATVSPSTTTIAPGASQLEAWTLDVAPDAPVGPATVVLTGRAGDVVVRTPLDVTVEAAPVPGFALTLDPTSVTAAPSGVARGSLQVRPRNGFTGTVALSVVSASGVALPGVTVSPASVPVPDGESVLTAFAFVASGMAQEGTYVVRVRGQGGDATAQTLATLSVGAPTFAVDVAPALLKTRPGEPVGTSLVLTPANGFTGTVGLSLTDASGTPWTGGTVSPTAVTLDRTSPRTVPITISAADDASPTDATYDLRLRAAADGQVRLHPVRLFVQSAPAVGFHDPVTYVTGQNPVDVDVADMNGDGHPDLVVTVKSATIAFGEPGFNDPDGAYVLLGDGSGTFTSSSDAPWTAGLDADASWIGDVDGDGVLDVVTSNVRSHDVTFSTGAGDGTRANVLSVSPTDPGTALPRPHAVAGGDLDRNGWPDVAVVLRDDGNVAWFSNTDAGLQGDAFLAGAGGLVNDLAVADVDRDGHLEIVALATKVGANDRGVVSVWSGLPDAPSRTDHVVETDAGPLGLGAFALGDVDLDGDLDVVIANCGDATHDVRIVRNTPGGGFTRDAVVEVDGTCPGDVALADVNRDGVLDVVTANADSDDVSVLVGDGAGGFQPAAAFSPFGVGGSGPSGVAVADLNHDGRPDVVTSNFWSDGFGDVSVLLAR